In one window of Gossypium arboreum isolate Shixiya-1 chromosome 4, ASM2569848v2, whole genome shotgun sequence DNA:
- the LOC108471751 gene encoding AP-1 complex subunit sigma-1-like produces MIHFVLLISRQGKVRLTKWYSTYSKKERSKVLRELSGVILTRGPRLCNFVEWRGLKVVYKRYASLYFCMCIDPDGNELEILEIIHHYVEVLDRYFGSVCELDLIYNFHKAYYILDEILISGELQESSKRTVVRSVAAQDSLVEAAKEQTGSTISNIIAHAAK; encoded by the exons ATG ATTCACTTTGTACTTCTAATCAGTAGACAAGGGAAAGTTAGGTTGACAAAATGGTATTCTACTTATTCTAAGAAGGAAAGATCTAAG GTACTCCGAGAGCTGAGTGGGGTGATTCTCACAAGAGGCCCCAGACTCTGCAATTTTGTGGAATGGAGAGGACTTAAAGTCGTTTATAAAag ATATGCTAGCCTTTATTTCTGCATGTGCATAGATCCTGATGGCAATGAATTAGAGATCCTGGAAATTATTCATCACTATGTTGAGGTTCTTGACAGATACTTTGGCAGT GTTTGTGAATTGGACTTGATCTACAACTTTCATAAG GCGTACTATATATTGGATGAAATCTTGATATCTGGTGAACTTCAAGAGTCAAGCAAAAGAACTGTTGTACGTTCAGTAGCTGCACAG GATTCACTGGTGGAGGCCGCAAAAGAGCAAACCGGTAGTACCATTAGCAATATAATCGCACATGCCGCAAAGTAG
- the LOC108470459 gene encoding ankyrin repeat domain-containing protein 2A-like produces the protein MSSNSQKESTATGEKSNLTTEGESSKPETSTGESKPAQGGASPDTMPGMGFTPPNPFDFSAMSGLLNDPSIKELAEQIAKDPSFNQMAEQLSKTFQGAAVEESIPQFDPQQYYSTMQQVMQNPQFMSMAEHLGNALMQDPAMSSMLDSLTNPQHKDQIEERMSRIKEDPSLKHILEEIETSGPAAMMRYWNDKEVLQKLGEAMGVAGSGDAATSAGNSAADEGDVGNEDESVVHNCASVGDVEGLKAALDSGADKDEEDSEGRTALHFACGYGEVKCAQILLEAGAAVDALDKNKNTALHYAAGYGRKDCVALLLKNGAAVTLQNMDGKTPIDVAKLNDQHEVVKLLEKDAFL, from the exons ATGTCTTCCAACTCGCAGAAGGAATCCACTGCTACTG GTGAGAAATCGAATTTGACAACGGAGGGCGAAAGCTCAAAACCTGAAACCTCCACGGGAGAGTCAAAACCAGCACAGGGTGGAGCTTCACCTGATACCATGCCTGGAATGGGGTTCACCCCACCTAATCCCTTCGATTTCTCAGCCATGAGTGGCCTTCTTAAT GATCCAAGCATCAAGGAACTAGCTGAGCAGATAGCAAAAGACCCTTCGTTTAACCAAATGGCTGAGCAGCTCAGTAAAACTTTTCAAGGGGCAGCAGTTGAAGAGAGTATTCCACAGTTTGATCCACAGCAGTACTATTCAACTATGCAACAGGTTATGCAAAATCCCCAGTTTATGAGCATGGCTGAGCACCTTGGTAATGCATTAATGCAG GATCCAGCTATGTCTAGTATGCTTGACAGTTTGACTAATCCTCAACACAAAGATCAGATTGAGGAAAGGATGTCACGCATTAAAGAAGATCCATCATTGAAACATATCCTAGAAGAAATAGAGACCAGCGGTCCTGCAGCAATGATGAG GTACTGGAATGATAAAGAAGTTCTGCAGAAGTTAGGTGAAGCAATGGGTGTGGCTGGTTCAGGAGATGCAGCCACCTCTGCTGGTAACTCTGCTGCAGATGAAGGCGATGTAGGAAATGAGGATGAGTCAGTTGTACACAATTGTGCTAGTGTTGGTGATGTTGAG GGTCTAAAAGCTGCGCTAGATTCTGGTGCTGACAAGGATGAAGAAGATTCAGAGGGAAGGACAGCATTGCATTTTGCCTGTGGATACGGTGAG GTGAAATGCGCTCAAATCCTTCTTGAAGCTGGAGCAGCAGTGGATGCTTTGGACAAGAACAAGAATACTGCACTTCATTATGCAGCTGGCTATGGACGGAAAGACTGCGTTGCCCTTCTACTGAAGAATGGCGCTGCTGT AACTCTCCAAAACATGGACGGCAAGACTCCGATCGATGTTGCGAAGCTCAATGATCAGCACGAGGTAGTAAAGTTACTCGAGAAGGATGCCTTTCTGTGA
- the LOC108472898 gene encoding UDP-rhamnose/UDP-galactose transporter 3-like, producing the protein MEREKKQSSAVSDIGAWALNVVSSVGLIMANKQLMSPAGYAFVFATTLTGFHFCMTGIIGLVSKASGYTTQKKVPLWELLWFSIVANTSITGMNLSLMLNSVGFYQISKLSMIPVVCVMEWILHGKQYSSKVKVAVMVVVVGVGVCTVTDVKVNAQGFLCAFVAVLSTSLQQISIGSLQKKYAIGSFELLSQTAPIQALSLLLLGPFVDYFLTGNLLPTYHLSSAAFFFILVSCSLAVFCNISQYLCIGRFSAVSFQVLGHMKTVCVLILGWLLFDSELTFKNILGMAIAVLGMLLYSWAVEADKATSLPKHGSDHVKLLLKEHEMDGSSPVKDVELGVGGLSRG; encoded by the exons atggagagagagaagaaacagTCATCTGCCGTATCGGATATCGGAGCTTGGGCTTTGAACGTCGTCAGCTCCGTTGGCCTTATTATGGCTAACAAACAGCTCATGTCCCCCGCCGGTTATGCCTTCGTTTTCG CGACAACGTTAACTGGGTTCCACTTTTGTATGACTGGCATAATCGGATTAGTGTCAAAGGCCAGTGGTTACACCACCCAAAAAAAGGTTCCATTATGGGAACTTCTCTGGTTCTCCATTGTCGCCAATACTTCAATTACTGGGATGAACTTGAGCCTTATGCTGAATTCAGTtggattttatcaa ATTTCAAAGCTAAGTATGATACCGGTcgtttgtgtgatggaatggatCCTCCATGGGAAACAATATTCGAGCAAAGTGAAGGTGGCAGTGATGGTGGTGGTGGTTGGTGTGGGTGTTTGTACTGTTACCGATGTCAAAGTTAATGCCCAGGGCTTCCTTTGTGCTTTTGTTGCTGTCCTTTCTACCTCCTTGCAACAAATT TCAATCGGGTCCTTACAGAAGAAATATGCAATAGGGTCCTTTGAATTGCTGAGCCAAACAGCTCCGATCCAAGCCCTATCTCTTTTATTGCTGGGTCCATTCGTTGATTACTTCCTCACCGGCAATTTACTCCCAACTTATCACTTATCCTCCGCCGCATTT TTCTTCATACTGGTATCATGTTCCTTAGCCGTATTCTGCAATATAAGCCAATATCTCTGCATCGGACGGTTCTCCGCGGTCTCGTTCCAGGTTTTAGGCCACATGAAAACGGTTTGTGTCTTGATATTGGGATGGCTACTCTTTGATTCAGAGCTAACATTTAAAAACATACTTGGGATGGCCATTGCTGTGCTTGGCATGCTCCTATATAGTTGGGCTGTTGAAGCAGACAAGGCTACATCGTTGCCTAAACATGGTTCGGACCATGTTAAACTGTTGTTGAAAGAGCACGAAATGGACGGTTCGTCTCCGGTTAAAGACGTTGAGCTCGGAGTTGGAGGGTTATCTCGTGGTTAG